One window of the Glycocaulis alkaliphilus genome contains the following:
- the ftsY gene encoding signal recognition particle-docking protein FtsY: protein MNWFGFGKKKSKPEEAAPEQPAEAPAEQPDAPAPAPVGETPAPVAGPVQGDALTPVPDPAMEPAPAPAPAPEPEAPPAAPVPAKPEGFFKRLSSGLSKSSAQLSGVFTKRKLDSEALDELEELLIAADLGAATAAKVIDRLAKDRFDKDVTDTEIRQALADVITETLEPFQAPLDISGSAPQVLLFVGVNGSGKTTTLGKLAVKMTREGANIITAAGDTFRAAAVEQLEVWSKRAGAHFLSRPHGADAAGLAYDAVQEGRRIGADAVLIDTAGRLQNKAELMEELRKILRVIAKVDEAAPHHVVLVLDGTVGSNAISQAEAFMEAAKVTGLVMTKLDGTAKGGALVQVAEKFALPIHFIGVGEGEDDLQPFIARDFARALAGLEA from the coding sequence ATGAACTGGTTCGGCTTTGGCAAGAAGAAGAGCAAGCCCGAAGAGGCCGCGCCGGAACAGCCTGCCGAAGCTCCGGCAGAGCAGCCTGACGCGCCTGCCCCGGCCCCGGTGGGGGAGACACCTGCGCCGGTTGCCGGTCCCGTACAGGGTGATGCGCTGACGCCGGTACCCGATCCGGCGATGGAGCCCGCGCCCGCGCCGGCGCCAGCACCCGAACCCGAAGCGCCGCCTGCCGCGCCGGTTCCGGCCAAGCCTGAAGGCTTCTTCAAGCGGCTCTCATCCGGCCTCTCCAAATCCTCCGCCCAGCTGTCTGGCGTGTTCACAAAGCGCAAGCTGGATAGCGAAGCGCTCGACGAGCTGGAAGAATTGCTGATCGCGGCCGATCTCGGCGCCGCCACAGCGGCCAAGGTGATCGACCGGCTGGCAAAGGACCGCTTCGACAAGGACGTTACCGACACCGAAATCCGTCAGGCGCTGGCCGATGTCATCACCGAGACGCTGGAGCCCTTTCAGGCCCCGCTCGATATTTCCGGCTCCGCCCCGCAAGTCCTGCTCTTCGTGGGCGTCAACGGGTCCGGCAAGACGACGACGCTCGGCAAGCTGGCGGTGAAGATGACGCGCGAGGGCGCCAATATCATCACCGCGGCGGGAGACACGTTCCGCGCAGCGGCGGTGGAGCAGCTGGAAGTCTGGTCAAAGCGCGCGGGCGCGCACTTTCTCTCCCGGCCCCACGGGGCGGACGCGGCGGGCCTCGCCTATGACGCCGTGCAGGAAGGTCGGCGCATTGGCGCCGACGCCGTCCTCATCGACACGGCAGGCCGCCTGCAGAACAAGGCCGAGCTGATGGAGGAGCTGCGCAAGATCCTGCGCGTGATCGCCAAAGTGGACGAGGCCGCGCCCCACCATGTCGTGCTGGTGCTGGACGGCACGGTCGGCTCCAACGCCATCTCGCAGGCTGAAGCTTTCATGGAGGCGGCAAAAGTCACGGGGCTCGTGATGACCAAGCTGGATGGGACAGCGAAAGGCGGCGCGCTGGTCCAGGTGGCCGAAAAATTCGCCCTGCCCATCCATTTCATCGGCGTCGGCGAGGGAGAGGACGATCTCCAGCCCTTCATTGCGCGTGACTTCGCGCGGGCGCTGGCGGGGCTTGAGGCCTGA
- the mtaB gene encoding tRNA (N(6)-L-threonylcarbamoyladenosine(37)-C(2))-methylthiotransferase MtaB, protein MLEPADPSAPVSAEGVSAVEIVTFGCRLNAWESEVMRDHAREAGLSGAIIINTCAVTNEAVRQARQTIRRMKRDNPSAQMIVTGCAAQIDPKRFAAMPEVDRVIGNAEKLRSDTFRAHAISGGETVSVGDIMAVTEIAGHLVDGLEGRARAYVQVQTGCDHRCTFCIIPYGRGNARSAPVGDVVDQVRRLVETGHTEVVLTGVDMTSWGNDLPGTPKLGRLVKAVLKLVPDLKRLRLSSIDAIEIDDDLMDVIASEERFCPYLHLSLQAGDDMILKRMKRRHLRSDAIVLTDRLKALRPDIAFGADLIAGFPTETDEMFENSLRLVDECQLAYLHVFPYSPRPGTPAARMPQVDGNIIKERARLLREKGEAALAAHLTSMVGREEVLLVEKDGLARAGNFAPARMDSPARPGALVRAAITGHDGTHLIADALEAV, encoded by the coding sequence ATGCTTGAGCCTGCCGATCCTTCTGCGCCTGTGAGCGCAGAAGGGGTCAGTGCTGTGGAAATCGTCACCTTTGGCTGCCGCCTGAATGCCTGGGAAAGCGAGGTCATGCGCGATCATGCGCGCGAGGCAGGGCTTTCCGGCGCGATCATCATCAATACCTGCGCGGTGACGAACGAGGCGGTGCGTCAGGCCCGCCAGACCATACGCCGCATGAAGCGCGATAACCCGTCCGCGCAAATGATCGTCACGGGCTGCGCCGCCCAGATTGATCCCAAGCGCTTTGCCGCCATGCCCGAAGTGGACCGGGTCATCGGCAATGCGGAAAAGCTCAGAAGCGATACTTTCCGCGCGCACGCCATATCCGGCGGCGAGACCGTCTCGGTCGGTGACATCATGGCGGTGACAGAGATCGCCGGGCATCTGGTGGACGGGCTGGAGGGCCGCGCGCGCGCCTATGTGCAGGTGCAGACAGGCTGCGATCATCGCTGCACCTTCTGCATAATCCCTTACGGGCGCGGCAATGCGCGCTCAGCCCCTGTGGGCGATGTGGTCGATCAGGTGCGCCGCCTTGTCGAGACCGGCCATACCGAAGTGGTCCTCACCGGCGTCGACATGACCAGCTGGGGCAATGATCTGCCCGGCACGCCAAAGCTCGGACGCCTCGTAAAGGCGGTACTCAAACTGGTGCCGGACCTGAAACGCCTGCGGCTGTCTTCCATCGATGCCATCGAGATCGATGATGATCTGATGGACGTGATCGCCAGCGAGGAGCGTTTCTGCCCCTATCTGCATCTGTCCTTGCAGGCGGGCGATGACATGATCCTGAAACGCATGAAGCGCCGCCATTTGCGCAGCGATGCCATCGTGCTGACAGACAGGCTGAAAGCCCTTCGCCCTGACATCGCGTTCGGGGCAGACCTGATCGCCGGTTTCCCGACCGAGACCGATGAAATGTTTGAAAATTCGCTGCGTCTCGTGGATGAGTGCCAGCTGGCTTATCTGCACGTCTTTCCCTATTCGCCCCGCCCCGGCACGCCCGCCGCGCGCATGCCGCAGGTCGATGGCAATATCATCAAGGAACGCGCGCGCCTGCTTCGCGAAAAGGGTGAGGCGGCGCTCGCCGCGCATCTCACCTCCATGGTGGGGCGCGAAGAGGTGCTGCTGGTTGAGAAAGACGGTCTGGCGCGCGCGGGCAATTTCGCGCCCGCCCGCATGGACAGCCCCGCCCGGCCCGGCGCGCTGGTGCGCGCGGCCATTACGGGCCATGACGGCACCCATCTCATCGCAGACGCGCTGGAGGCGGTATGA
- a CDS encoding inner membrane-spanning protein YciB, translated as MSTNGKTLSQGSRLLVDVGPAAVFMISYNIANRVLDEGAIYWSTGLFMAATAIALAYAAISQKRFPPMLIVTFVIVTLFGAMTIYLQDPIFIFIKPTIINLLFAFTILFSFAFGFNVWKALFSSVFEMPERIWTILAIRWALFFIFLAAVNEVLWRHITDSVVVDSARMFDWLELSEAFWVNFRLLGTYPIFAVFVALNIPITLKWARAPGEGEDEEGGEREETGEEIPQGETAGSEPDATPAR; from the coding sequence ATGAGCACCAACGGCAAGACACTCTCCCAAGGGTCCAGACTGCTGGTTGATGTCGGCCCGGCTGCGGTCTTCATGATCAGCTATAATATCGCCAACCGGGTGCTGGACGAGGGCGCGATCTACTGGTCGACCGGCCTGTTCATGGCGGCGACGGCGATTGCGCTCGCCTATGCGGCGATCTCCCAGAAGCGTTTCCCGCCCATGCTGATCGTCACCTTCGTGATCGTCACCCTTTTTGGCGCGATGACGATCTATCTGCAGGACCCGATCTTCATCTTCATCAAGCCGACCATCATCAACCTGTTGTTTGCGTTCACGATCCTGTTCAGCTTCGCCTTCGGCTTCAATGTGTGGAAGGCGCTGTTCTCCTCCGTCTTCGAGATGCCCGAACGCATCTGGACCATTCTGGCGATCCGCTGGGCGCTGTTCTTCATCTTCCTGGCGGCCGTCAACGAAGTGCTGTGGCGCCACATCACCGACAGCGTGGTGGTGGACTCCGCGCGCATGTTCGACTGGTTGGAGCTGTCGGAAGCCTTCTGGGTCAATTTCCGGCTTCTGGGCACCTATCCGATCTTCGCGGTCTTTGTGGCCCTTAACATCCCGATCACGCTGAAATGGGCGCGCGCACCCGGCGAGGGCGAGGATGAGGAAGGCGGCGAGCGGGAAGAGACCGGCGAGGAAATTCCGCAAGGCGAAACCGCCGGGAGCGAACCGGACGCCACGCCTGCTCGGTAG
- a CDS encoding DMT family transporter, whose product MDVTALAALAMIGSAMAHSVMTLFTKQAKDTLVFRAVTIVLCVPVCLPLAIILPFPGWEVWRFLLLGAAIIWAFNMFLIAAFQRGEMNLVYPVMRGAAPAMAGLFAFFFLDETLSLIAIIGLATASGAIVAFAWPEKNGVPKAAALGFALSAAVMTAGYTVVDASGVRAAGDPILYAVWFFLLSAVTMSLTAIARRGRRIVTAALQELPGSAKSMIFNLATYTLALYAYSIAPVAPMAALRETSIVFGAVLAALVLKEPFGLRRGVLALILAGGLALLQLG is encoded by the coding sequence ATGGACGTAACAGCGCTCGCCGCGCTCGCCATGATCGGCTCGGCCATGGCGCATTCGGTGATGACGCTGTTCACCAAGCAGGCAAAGGACACGCTGGTCTTCCGCGCCGTCACGATCGTGCTGTGCGTGCCGGTCTGCCTGCCGCTGGCGATTATCCTGCCCTTTCCCGGCTGGGAGGTGTGGCGCTTCCTGCTCCTGGGTGCCGCCATCATCTGGGCGTTCAACATGTTCCTCATCGCCGCCTTCCAGCGCGGCGAGATGAATCTGGTCTATCCGGTGATGCGCGGCGCTGCGCCCGCCATGGCGGGGCTGTTCGCCTTCTTCTTTCTCGATGAAACGCTGAGCCTCATTGCCATTATCGGCCTTGCTACCGCGTCAGGTGCCATCGTTGCCTTCGCCTGGCCGGAGAAGAACGGCGTGCCCAAGGCGGCGGCGCTGGGTTTTGCGCTGTCTGCCGCTGTGATGACGGCGGGCTATACGGTGGTCGACGCATCGGGCGTGCGCGCCGCCGGAGACCCGATCCTCTATGCGGTCTGGTTCTTCCTGCTGTCGGCGGTGACAATGTCGCTGACGGCGATTGCCCGGCGTGGCCGCCGCATCGTGACAGCGGCGCTGCAGGAGCTCCCCGGTTCTGCCAAGAGCATGATCTTCAATCTCGCCACCTACACGCTCGCGCTCTACGCCTATTCGATCGCGCCCGTGGCGCCGATGGCCGCACTTCGCGAAACCTCCATCGTGTTCGGGGCGGTTCTGGCGGCCCTCGTGCTGAAAGAGCCCTTCGGCCTGCGCAGGGGCGTGCTGGCGCTGATCCTGGCAGGCGGTCTGGCGCTTCTGCAGCTGGGGTAA
- a CDS encoding DUF4340 domain-containing protein — translation MIRYRLFGRRARRAFIIAGSGLVLLAAGMAALVADAVRDARPDVSGPVLPGWSEMAGQAAAIEIITPDTLFRMERTPEGWTMPSRGNYPVRAEHLAELDAGLSSLSYAAALTNDAGRFDRLGVDDPAAGGSGTSLVITDADGNRLASLIVGHTRGDDRLYIRTGRQERAFAVQGSLPDIADPGRWLGLDFFNVEPSRIARAYIVPESGPAYILERESPATRNFDLASPRTWQLITAGAANGVASAGARVRFRDVGEASGDAGAPVALHRASTFDGLVYEYRFYREEGAIRARINIDASDHDVMDEASGLRRNAQGFWFAVSEDAYERMTRPLEQAATRSVTPVTE, via the coding sequence ATGATCCGTTATCGCCTGTTCGGACGGCGCGCCCGCCGCGCCTTCATCATCGCCGGGAGCGGACTGGTGCTTCTGGCTGCCGGAATGGCTGCACTGGTGGCCGATGCGGTGCGCGATGCCCGCCCGGACGTGTCCGGGCCGGTTCTGCCGGGCTGGAGCGAGATGGCGGGACAGGCCGCGGCGATAGAGATCATCACACCTGACACTCTGTTCCGCATGGAGCGCACACCAGAGGGCTGGACCATGCCGTCGCGGGGCAATTATCCCGTGAGGGCGGAACATCTGGCCGAGCTTGATGCAGGCCTGTCATCACTGAGCTATGCGGCAGCGCTGACCAATGATGCCGGCCGGTTTGACCGGCTGGGCGTGGATGATCCGGCGGCAGGCGGATCGGGCACCAGCCTGGTCATCACCGATGCAGACGGGAACCGGCTCGCCTCGCTGATCGTGGGCCATACGCGCGGAGACGACCGGCTCTATATCCGCACCGGCAGACAGGAGCGCGCCTTCGCCGTGCAGGGCAGCCTGCCGGACATTGCCGATCCGGGCCGCTGGCTGGGCCTTGATTTCTTCAATGTGGAGCCGTCACGCATTGCGCGGGCCTATATCGTGCCGGAGAGCGGCCCGGCCTATATTCTGGAACGCGAAAGCCCGGCAACGCGCAATTTCGACCTTGCCAGCCCGCGCACATGGCAGCTGATTACGGCCGGCGCCGCCAACGGGGTTGCGAGCGCCGGCGCGCGCGTGCGCTTTCGCGATGTGGGCGAGGCCAGCGGCGATGCCGGCGCGCCGGTTGCGCTTCACCGCGCCTCCACCTTTGACGGGCTGGTCTATGAGTACCGCTTTTACCGGGAAGAGGGCGCCATCCGGGCCCGGATCAACATCGATGCCAGCGATCACGATGTGATGGACGAGGCGTCGGGCTTGCGCCGCAATGCGCAAGGTTTCTGGTTCGCCGTCAGCGAGGACGCCTATGAGCGCATGACCCGGCCGCTGGAGCAGGCCGCCACGCGCTCTGTCACGCCTGTCACCGAATAG
- a CDS encoding DUF1223 domain-containing protein: MMMIPALLALSLIAADVHYPAGIGETPNPDHSEDRPVVVELFTSQGCPPCVEANRRFGDIAARDGVIALSYGVDYWDMFGWEDQFAQPAFADRQKDYIRAGEANRVFTPHFVINGGPERLRFTRDDVPGRVARTLPLSGIISLTPLSGGQVQLELEGPVRASPAEVWAITYRPGLIVVPIEGGRNEGAQMEHHNTVASLERLEDWHGGDYSLEFAGPAEDFGLAVLVQDGPGGRLLAASRLRD; encoded by the coding sequence ATGATGATGATCCCAGCTCTTCTCGCCCTGTCGCTCATTGCGGCGGACGTCCACTATCCCGCCGGTATCGGCGAGACGCCCAATCCGGATCATTCCGAGGACCGGCCGGTCGTGGTGGAGCTGTTTACCAGCCAGGGCTGCCCGCCTTGCGTGGAAGCCAATCGCCGTTTCGGGGACATCGCGGCGCGCGACGGTGTGATCGCGCTCTCCTACGGGGTCGATTACTGGGACATGTTCGGCTGGGAAGACCAGTTCGCCCAGCCCGCCTTCGCAGACCGCCAGAAGGATTATATCCGCGCGGGCGAGGCGAACCGGGTGTTCACGCCCCATTTTGTCATTAATGGCGGGCCGGAGCGTTTGCGCTTCACCCGTGACGATGTGCCAGGGCGCGTAGCCAGAACCCTGCCTTTGTCAGGCATTATCAGCCTGACCCCGCTTTCCGGCGGCCAGGTCCAGCTGGAGCTTGAAGGCCCGGTGCGTGCCAGTCCCGCAGAGGTCTGGGCGATCACCTACCGGCCTGGCCTCATCGTGGTGCCGATCGAGGGCGGGCGTAATGAGGGCGCACAGATGGAGCACCACAACACGGTGGCCTCGCTGGAACGCCTCGAGGACTGGCATGGCGGCGATTACAGCCTTGAATTTGCCGGTCCGGCGGAGGATTTCGGCCTCGCCGTGCTGGTGCAGGATGGTCCCGGCGGGCGGCTGCTCGCGGCCTCGCGCCTGCGCGACTAG